The following proteins are co-located in the Rheinheimera salexigens genome:
- the coaBC gene encoding bifunctional phosphopantothenoylcysteine decarboxylase/phosphopantothenate--cysteine ligase CoaBC has protein sequence MQQTLANKRILLGISGGIAAYKSADLVRRLSERGADVRVILTDAAQQFITPLTLQAVSGNAVSTSLLDPSAEAAMGHIELAKWADIFIIAPASANLIAKLAQGMANDLLTTCVLATTADLFVAPAMNQQMYKNIATTKNIATLNEHNFHIIGPASGEQACGDVGLGRMVEPLQIVAAIEQFISAKQQPELSWQGITLSITAGPTREAIDPVRYISNQSSGKMGFALAAIAAQLGADVTLIAGPVPLATPAGVKRVDVISAEQMHQAALKAAQNSAIFIGCAAVADYRMAEIAVEKLKKTSDDALTLKLVKNPDIIASVAALSQQRPFTVGFAAETHNLIDYAKGKLTNKKLDMICANDVSDPAQGFNTEHNAVTMIWPNGELALPAQAKTELAKLILQQILQQYQMVEKAKLLV, from the coding sequence ATGCAACAAACTTTGGCAAATAAACGTATTTTACTCGGTATTAGTGGTGGTATAGCTGCCTATAAAAGTGCAGATTTAGTTCGGCGCTTATCCGAGCGAGGTGCAGATGTTCGCGTCATTCTTACTGACGCAGCGCAACAATTTATTACCCCTTTAACCTTACAAGCGGTATCGGGTAATGCTGTCAGCACCAGCTTATTAGATCCTAGCGCTGAAGCGGCAATGGGTCATATCGAGTTAGCCAAATGGGCTGACATCTTTATTATTGCCCCTGCCAGTGCCAATTTAATCGCCAAGTTAGCCCAAGGTATGGCCAATGATTTATTAACCACTTGTGTGCTCGCTACCACTGCAGATCTGTTTGTAGCCCCTGCGATGAATCAGCAGATGTATAAAAACATAGCTACTACAAAAAATATAGCAACATTAAATGAACATAATTTTCACATAATTGGTCCCGCGTCGGGTGAGCAAGCTTGTGGTGATGTCGGTTTAGGCCGCATGGTAGAGCCTTTGCAAATTGTTGCCGCTATTGAGCAGTTTATTTCAGCGAAGCAACAACCCGAACTTAGCTGGCAAGGTATTACACTGTCGATTACGGCTGGCCCAACGCGGGAAGCTATCGATCCGGTACGTTATATTTCTAATCAAAGCTCCGGTAAAATGGGCTTTGCGTTAGCGGCGATAGCGGCGCAATTAGGTGCCGATGTCACGTTAATAGCCGGACCTGTGCCATTAGCAACGCCAGCAGGCGTTAAACGAGTTGATGTCATCAGCGCAGAGCAAATGCATCAAGCCGCTTTAAAAGCCGCACAAAACAGCGCTATCTTTATTGGCTGTGCCGCAGTTGCCGATTATCGTATGGCCGAAATTGCAGTCGAAAAGCTGAAAAAGACCAGTGACGACGCACTAACGCTAAAGTTAGTTAAAAACCCAGATATTATTGCCAGTGTTGCCGCCTTAAGTCAGCAACGGCCATTCACGGTGGGCTTTGCAGCTGAAACGCATAATCTAATAGACTATGCCAAAGGCAAGTTAACTAATAAAAAGCTGGATATGATTTGCGCTAATGATGTATCTGATCCGGCGCAAGGCTTTAACACGGAACACAATGCGGTAACGATGATATGGCCTAATGGTGAGCTTGCCCTGCCGGCGCAAGCTAAAACCGAATTAGCCAAACTTATTTTGCAGCAAATATTGCAACAATATCAGATGGTAGAAAAAGCAAAGTTGCTAGTGTAA
- the radC gene encoding RadC family protein translates to MSIKNWPATERPREKLLQQGVSALSDAELLAIFLRTGITGIDAVSLARQLLSQFGSLKSLLSANQQQFCAAKGLGEAKFVQLQAVLELSKRYLEQQIQRDTVFTDPATVKRYLQHAISHKQREEFLLLYLDSQHRLIKTESLFSGTIDASPVYPRIVVQHALAHNAAAVILAHNHPSGVAEPSRADRSITERLVQALMLVDIKVLDHFVVGDTDVISFAERGWL, encoded by the coding sequence ATGAGTATTAAAAATTGGCCAGCAACCGAGCGACCGCGTGAAAAATTGCTGCAACAAGGGGTGAGTGCGCTCTCGGATGCAGAATTATTGGCAATATTTTTACGAACGGGCATTACTGGTATTGATGCGGTGAGTTTGGCGCGACAATTATTATCTCAATTTGGCAGCTTAAAAAGTTTATTATCGGCGAATCAACAGCAATTTTGTGCCGCTAAAGGTTTAGGTGAAGCCAAGTTTGTGCAATTACAGGCGGTGTTGGAGTTAAGTAAGCGTTATTTAGAGCAACAAATTCAGCGTGATACGGTGTTTACTGACCCCGCTACAGTAAAGCGTTATTTGCAGCATGCTATTAGTCATAAACAGCGTGAAGAGTTTTTATTGTTATATTTAGATAGCCAACACCGTTTAATTAAGACCGAATCGCTATTTAGTGGCACTATTGATGCCTCTCCGGTGTATCCGCGTATTGTAGTTCAGCATGCATTAGCGCATAATGCGGCCGCTGTTATTCTGGCGCATAACCATCCATCTGGTGTTGCTGAGCCTAGTCGAGCGGACAGAAGCATTACCGAACGACTAGTTCAGGCTTTAATGCTGGTAGATATCAAGGTATTAGATCATTTTGTGGTTGGCGACACTGATGTCATCTCCTTCGCTGAACGAGGCTGGCTATAA
- the rpmB gene encoding 50S ribosomal protein L28 produces the protein MSKVCQVTGKRPMVGNNRSHAKNATKRRFLPNLQTHRFWVESENRFVTLRTTTRGMRIIDKNGIDAVLVDVRANGHKV, from the coding sequence ATGTCTAAAGTGTGCCAAGTAACTGGTAAGAGACCAATGGTTGGTAACAACCGCTCTCACGCCAAAAACGCTACTAAGCGCCGTTTCCTGCCTAACCTACAAACTCACCGTTTTTGGGTTGAAAGTGAAAACCGTTTTGTTACATTACGTACTACTACTCGTGGTATGCGTATCATTGATAAGAATGGTATCGATGCCGTCTTAGTTGACGTGCGTGCTAACGGTCACAAGGTTTAA
- the rpmG gene encoding 50S ribosomal protein L33 translates to MRDKIRLVSSAGTGFFYTTTKNKRTMPEKMEIKKFDPKVRKHVIFKEAKIK, encoded by the coding sequence ATGCGCGATAAAATCCGTTTAGTTTCTTCTGCTGGTACTGGTTTCTTCTATACAACTACGAAGAACAAACGTACTATGCCAGAAAAAATGGAAATCAAAAAATTCGATCCTAAAGTGCGCAAGCATGTGATTTTCAAAGAAGCGAAAATCAAGTAA
- the mutM gene encoding bifunctional DNA-formamidopyrimidine glycosylase/DNA-(apurinic or apyrimidinic site) lyase: protein MPELPEVEVSRQGISPFMQGHTLHKVVARQRQLRWWIPDEVVDLQNQSILSVTRRAKYLLIELPKGDIILHLGMSGHLKVLPANTPVQKHDHIDFLLSGDKVLRLNDTRRFGAVLWQARGQLHPLLAALGPEPLSDNFNPNHLSQAFAKRRTAVKQVLMDNHVVVGVGNIYANEALFKAGILPTKPANQVSSEQINSLVAEVKLILAAAIKQGGTTLKDFSAVDGKPGYFAQQLLVYGRAGQACVNCQSILSDIKIGQRRTVFCSVCQI, encoded by the coding sequence ATGCCAGAGTTACCGGAAGTTGAGGTGTCCCGTCAGGGAATTAGTCCATTTATGCAAGGCCATACCTTACATAAAGTAGTGGCTCGGCAACGTCAATTACGCTGGTGGATCCCAGATGAGGTAGTAGATCTGCAAAACCAATCTATTTTATCGGTAACCAGACGCGCTAAGTATTTATTAATTGAATTGCCCAAGGGTGATATTATTTTACACTTGGGCATGTCAGGCCATTTAAAAGTGTTACCAGCCAATACGCCAGTGCAAAAGCATGATCATATCGACTTTTTGCTATCAGGCGATAAAGTGCTGCGCTTAAACGACACCCGACGGTTTGGCGCGGTGTTATGGCAAGCAAGAGGCCAGTTACACCCACTGCTTGCTGCACTGGGTCCAGAGCCATTAAGTGATAACTTTAATCCTAACCATCTTAGCCAAGCGTTTGCTAAGCGACGCACTGCGGTAAAGCAAGTGTTGATGGATAATCACGTGGTAGTTGGCGTGGGTAATATTTATGCTAATGAAGCTTTATTTAAAGCTGGAATTTTACCGACTAAACCGGCTAATCAAGTTAGCTCTGAACAAATTAATAGCTTAGTGGCAGAGGTGAAATTGATATTGGCCGCTGCAATTAAGCAAGGCGGCACAACCTTAAAAGATTTTAGCGCGGTAGATGGAAAACCGGGTTACTTTGCTCAGCAGTTATTAGTGTATGGTCGTGCTGGCCAAGCTTGTGTTAATTGTCAGTCGATATTAAGTGATATTAAAATTGGTCAACGCCGAACGGTGTTTTGCTCGGTGTGCCAGATTTAG
- a CDS encoding BamA/TamA family outer membrane protein gives MRVALCLTISCIFSTYALADCQPVADNHFLLDQSNIRIKDITYNSNNVFDLTNKNTFWLHEFANYTHTITRDSVLQDDVLFEIGAPLDEKVLAETERLLRTRSYLREANVRISHYCASENAVIIDVETWDNWSLLPTVDFSSEGGRSKSALGFEEDNLLGTGNKLSLEYKTETERTGYGFAFNSPNMFGSFWDGSLRYFDNSDGSNYQVQVSRPFYRLSSPWSLLFNLQRDSEEVSEYEAGEEVNRFQRQNNLLNVEFGYKLPIAGKNIHRLKLSAELNDYNFDLAEHGTFHPLPEDRNLSGFWVEYEYIVADYRKLYNINSFNRTEDFNLGWQLNARIGQYNKGFGADDNALFWKFSALKNWQLASDIWLLSDTSWQQRQFEQQQFLISSHWQLVKHLTDYSSFVAKLNIDKGNNLFRDEPLYIGGENNMRAYPEFFRSGEARIINTLEYRRYTDWSIWQLLDVAFVGYLDVGKVWPAGDQPMAETDSSTLVGVGGGLRLLSSHSSRGAMIHIDVTKAVTDNDNLNGVEFRLMASRSF, from the coding sequence ATGCGGGTTGCACTTTGCCTGACAATTAGCTGTATTTTTAGCACATATGCTTTAGCAGACTGTCAGCCCGTGGCAGATAATCACTTTTTGCTCGACCAAAGTAATATTCGCATTAAAGACATTACCTACAACAGCAATAACGTGTTTGATTTAACTAATAAAAATACTTTTTGGTTGCATGAATTTGCTAACTACACTCATACCATCACCCGTGACTCAGTGCTACAGGATGACGTTTTATTCGAAATAGGTGCCCCCTTAGATGAGAAAGTTCTGGCCGAAACCGAGCGTTTATTACGTACCCGCAGTTATTTACGTGAAGCCAATGTTCGTATCAGCCATTATTGCGCCAGTGAAAACGCTGTTATTATCGATGTTGAAACTTGGGACAACTGGTCGCTATTACCCACAGTCGACTTTTCAAGTGAAGGTGGCCGCAGTAAAAGCGCCTTAGGCTTTGAAGAAGATAACTTACTGGGTACCGGTAATAAACTTAGCTTAGAATATAAAACAGAAACCGAGCGTACAGGCTATGGTTTTGCTTTTAATTCACCCAATATGTTTGGTAGTTTTTGGGATGGCTCGTTACGTTATTTTGATAATTCTGATGGCAGTAATTATCAAGTTCAAGTCAGCCGGCCCTTTTACCGTTTATCATCGCCGTGGTCGTTATTATTTAATCTACAGCGTGATTCAGAAGAAGTGAGTGAATACGAGGCGGGTGAAGAAGTTAACCGTTTTCAGCGCCAAAATAACTTACTTAATGTCGAGTTTGGTTATAAATTGCCTATAGCCGGTAAAAATATCCACCGCTTAAAACTATCGGCAGAATTAAATGATTATAATTTTGACCTAGCCGAACACGGCACCTTTCATCCATTGCCTGAAGATCGAAACTTATCAGGTTTTTGGGTTGAATATGAGTATATCGTCGCTGATTATCGTAAATTATATAATATTAATTCTTTTAATCGCACTGAAGACTTTAACCTTGGCTGGCAGCTTAATGCCAGAATAGGCCAATATAATAAAGGCTTTGGTGCCGATGATAATGCATTGTTTTGGAAGTTTTCTGCCTTGAAAAATTGGCAACTTGCCAGCGATATTTGGTTGTTGTCTGACACCTCTTGGCAGCAACGTCAGTTTGAACAGCAACAGTTCTTAATTAGCAGCCATTGGCAACTGGTTAAACATTTAACTGATTACAGCAGTTTTGTCGCTAAACTAAATATTGATAAAGGGAATAACTTATTCCGCGATGAACCTTTGTATATTGGCGGCGAAAACAACATGCGCGCCTACCCAGAGTTCTTTCGCAGCGGTGAAGCTAGAATTATCAATACCTTAGAATATCGCCGTTATACTGATTGGTCGATATGGCAATTATTAGATGTCGCCTTTGTTGGCTATTTAGATGTGGGTAAAGTGTGGCCGGCTGGCGACCAACCTATGGCAGAGACTGATAGTTCAACTTTAGTCGGCGTAGGCGGCGGCCTGCGGCTGTTATCGAGTCATTCTAGCCGCGGCGCAATGATCCATATTGATGTCACAAAAGCGGTAACCGATAACGACAATCTTAACGGTGTTGAATTTAGATTAATGGCCAGCCGCAGCTTTTAG
- a CDS encoding mechanosensitive ion channel family protein yields MSESILTWLQHEQLRNVLLASLSVILGFLIASLGARAVERVFKANFSQHHIVLFKRLVYWLVLALFIASALNQLGFSLSVILGAAGVLSVALGFASQTSASNIISGLFLIGEKPFQLGDTIKVGNTTGEVLSIDLLSVKLRTFDNLFVRIPNESLIKSEVTNLTRFPIRRFDLKLGVAYKENIRQVRELLLKTADNNPLSLDEPAPVFMFLGFGDSSLDIQFSVWAKRENFRELRNTLQEDIKLAFDAAGIEIPFPQRSVILTQVNEK; encoded by the coding sequence ATGTCAGAGTCAATTTTAACATGGTTACAACACGAGCAATTACGTAATGTCTTATTGGCTAGCCTATCGGTTATATTAGGTTTTTTAATTGCCAGCCTGGGTGCTAGAGCTGTCGAAAGGGTATTTAAAGCTAACTTTTCGCAACACCATATAGTGCTTTTTAAGCGCTTAGTGTATTGGTTAGTGCTAGCGCTTTTTATCGCCTCAGCCTTAAACCAACTTGGTTTTTCACTCAGTGTTATTTTAGGTGCAGCCGGTGTGTTATCTGTCGCTTTAGGCTTTGCTTCCCAAACCTCAGCTTCAAACATTATTAGCGGCTTATTTTTAATTGGCGAAAAACCGTTTCAGCTTGGTGACACCATTAAAGTAGGTAATACCACCGGCGAAGTATTATCTATCGATTTGTTGTCAGTGAAGTTACGCACCTTTGATAATTTATTTGTGCGTATTCCTAATGAAAGCCTTATAAAAAGTGAAGTCACTAACTTAACCCGTTTTCCTATTCGCCGCTTCGACCTTAAATTAGGTGTGGCTTATAAAGAAAACATTCGCCAAGTTCGTGAGCTATTATTAAAAACGGCTGATAACAATCCATTAAGTTTAGACGAACCAGCACCTGTTTTTATGTTTCTAGGTTTTGGTGATTCGTCTTTAGATATACAGTTTTCAGTTTGGGCAAAACGAGAGAACTTCCGAGAGCTACGTAATACTTTGCAAGAAGATATTAAACTGGCTTTTGACGCAGCGGGTATAGAGATCCCCTTCCCACAACGTAGTGTTATTTTGACTCAGGTAAACGAGAAGTAA
- a CDS encoding DUF432 domain-containing protein — translation MTSTVTTTVTTTASSLWWQPMTFANNECKGFRIGALQLYLQRQAKQWLIATDTIHDDEKVPLQQHNLEMLPGHLQPQRYMFTKSPNVCRLVPQLLDRPVVVKTLQPVRIPPGERATFYISSPVCIGVVLPASEVLKSELILTDIAVQRLSDTWFGPSTQIGELCYADKTHARHSKGELKVRPHRAITPVHIHNLSEQMLAMDKISIPVPYLTLYGDLDGSLWTDSLTIQHKSLLSLASFKIDKLDITKPQTSTLLSPPRKTAEKHSLIRAFTDMLSD, via the coding sequence GTGACTTCAACAGTGACGACAACAGTGACGACAACAGCTAGCTCACTGTGGTGGCAGCCGATGACCTTTGCCAATAATGAATGCAAAGGTTTTCGTATTGGTGCTTTGCAACTGTATTTGCAACGCCAAGCAAAACAGTGGCTCATTGCAACCGACACCATTCACGATGATGAAAAGGTGCCACTACAACAACATAACCTTGAGATGTTGCCGGGGCATTTACAGCCTCAGCGCTATATGTTTACTAAAAGCCCTAACGTGTGTCGTTTAGTACCACAATTATTAGACCGCCCCGTTGTAGTGAAAACCCTACAGCCAGTTCGGATACCGCCAGGCGAGCGAGCCACGTTTTATATTAGCTCACCAGTATGTATTGGGGTGGTACTACCTGCATCAGAAGTACTAAAATCTGAACTCATCTTAACCGATATTGCTGTGCAACGCTTGTCTGATACTTGGTTTGGTCCTTCTACCCAAATTGGTGAGTTATGTTACGCCGATAAAACCCATGCTAGACATAGTAAAGGCGAGTTAAAAGTTCGGCCACACCGTGCTATTACACCGGTGCATATCCATAATTTATCTGAGCAAATGCTAGCGATGGATAAAATTAGTATTCCAGTGCCGTATTTAACTTTATATGGCGATCTTGATGGCAGTTTATGGACTGACAGCTTAACCATTCAACATAAAAGCTTACTTAGCTTAGCTAGTTTTAAAATCGACAAGCTCGATATAACCAAACCGCAAACATCTACGTTGTTAAGTCCGCCACGTAAAACGGCAGAGAAACACAGTTTGATCCGAGCTTTTACCGATATGCTTTCCGACTAA
- the mgtE gene encoding magnesium transporter: MELPVLIETLRAALETDTVHLMREQLEDIHPADYASAIIEFPINDLWTLLSVLPRADQAKIFGYLPAEVQVELSIRISRRRLSPIIRQMSSDERADLFNRLSDEQRETLLPALALAEREDLLHLSSHEEGTAGAIMTSDYAMLAAEITVAQAMDVLRREAPDKETIYSAYVVDHDRHLIGVVSLRDLILAPVTMRIDELMNHVPIFASVDTPQEEIASLISKYDLLALPILNKNNQMVGIVTYDDAMDVVAEEATEDFHKTSTIGKLEISVKDAGILLLYRKRVFWLVILVFGNIFSGAGIAYYESTISEHIALLFFLPLLIGSSGNAGAQSGTLMVRALATGEIKLRDWGALLGKECLVAGLLGFTMAAAVVGLGWWRGGYDIAVVVALTMMLVVIAGSLIGLSLPFLLSKFKLDPATASGPLITSIADVAGVVLYFSIATWYLGL, translated from the coding sequence ATGGAACTACCTGTATTAATTGAGACCCTTCGTGCTGCATTAGAAACAGATACTGTGCATTTAATGCGTGAGCAGCTTGAAGATATTCACCCTGCTGATTATGCCAGTGCAATTATTGAATTTCCTATTAATGATTTATGGACACTATTAAGTGTGCTGCCCCGTGCTGATCAGGCCAAAATATTTGGTTACTTACCAGCTGAAGTGCAAGTTGAACTGTCTATTAGGATTAGTCGTCGTCGGCTATCGCCGATTATTCGCCAAATGTCATCAGATGAACGGGCAGACTTATTTAATCGTTTAAGCGATGAACAACGCGAAACCTTATTACCGGCTTTGGCTTTAGCAGAGCGGGAAGATTTGCTGCATTTATCTTCACATGAAGAAGGTACAGCCGGCGCTATTATGACGTCTGATTACGCTATGTTAGCTGCCGAGATTACCGTGGCACAAGCGATGGACGTGTTACGTCGTGAAGCCCCAGATAAAGAAACGATTTATTCTGCCTATGTGGTGGATCATGATCGGCATTTAATTGGTGTGGTGTCACTTCGAGACTTAATTCTTGCGCCAGTAACCATGCGTATTGATGAGTTAATGAACCATGTGCCTATCTTTGCTAGCGTCGATACGCCGCAAGAAGAAATAGCATCTTTAATCTCTAAATACGACTTACTTGCCCTACCGATCTTGAATAAAAATAATCAAATGGTCGGTATTGTTACCTACGATGACGCCATGGACGTTGTGGCAGAAGAGGCAACAGAGGATTTCCATAAAACATCGACTATCGGTAAATTAGAAATCAGTGTTAAAGACGCTGGTATCTTATTACTTTATCGTAAACGAGTATTTTGGCTGGTTATTTTAGTCTTTGGTAATATCTTTTCCGGTGCCGGGATCGCTTATTATGAAAGCACTATTTCAGAACATATCGCCTTATTATTCTTTTTACCGTTATTAATTGGCAGTAGTGGTAATGCGGGTGCACAATCCGGTACTTTGATGGTGCGAGCCTTGGCAACAGGTGAGATCAAACTACGTGACTGGGGCGCATTATTGGGTAAAGAGTGCTTAGTGGCGGGTTTGTTAGGCTTTACCATGGCAGCAGCTGTGGTGGGTTTAGGCTGGTGGCGGGGCGGTTATGATATTGCCGTAGTGGTCGCTCTGACCATGATGCTAGTGGTAATAGCCGGTAGTTTAATTGGCTTGTCGTTACCGTTTTTATTAAGCAAGTTTAAACTTGACCCTGCAACAGCGAGTGGCCCATTGATCACTTCGATTGCTGACGTCGCAGGTGTTGTATTGTACTTCTCCATCGCCACTTGGTACTTGGGGTTATAA
- a CDS encoding cation diffusion facilitator family transporter produces the protein MLTLSPRQLLFLSLIAAFATMALKGVAWHLTGSVGFLSDALESLVNVAGAGFALFMVTLAQRPADDNHPYGHSKAEYLSAAFEGGLILLAALAICATAIERLINPQPLADLGVGTVLTVLASLINLAVGLLLIRGGRLYSSPALDGDGKHLITDVWTTVGVIIGVALAAITGYSWLDPVVAIAVALHILHEGWQILYKASNGLMDQALPDQRIAEIEQTLSQFSDHKVQFINLRTRSAATLQFAQADMQVPKDWTVQRAHQVADDAELALKEIGIELSIHIEPQDAHGPIL, from the coding sequence ATGCTGACATTATCGCCACGCCAATTACTATTTCTGTCATTAATCGCCGCTTTTGCCACTATGGCACTTAAAGGTGTTGCTTGGCATTTAACCGGTTCAGTCGGTTTTTTATCTGACGCCTTAGAATCTTTAGTTAATGTCGCGGGTGCAGGTTTTGCTTTATTTATGGTCACCTTAGCCCAACGCCCCGCTGATGATAATCACCCTTATGGCCATAGCAAAGCAGAATATTTATCTGCCGCTTTTGAAGGTGGTTTAATTTTATTAGCCGCTTTAGCCATTTGCGCCACAGCGATAGAGCGGCTTATTAATCCGCAACCCTTAGCCGACTTAGGTGTGGGCACAGTGCTAACCGTTTTAGCTAGCTTGATAAATTTAGCCGTGGGCTTATTACTGATACGGGGCGGTCGCTTATATAGTTCGCCGGCATTAGACGGTGATGGTAAGCATTTAATTACTGATGTTTGGACCACAGTAGGTGTGATAATTGGCGTTGCGTTAGCAGCCATAACTGGCTATAGCTGGCTCGATCCTGTTGTCGCTATCGCCGTAGCGCTGCATATTTTACATGAAGGTTGGCAGATACTTTATAAAGCTAGTAATGGCTTAATGGACCAAGCACTACCGGATCAGCGTATTGCTGAAATAGAACAGACTTTAAGCCAATTTAGTGACCATAAAGTGCAATTCATCAACCTAAGAACTCGCTCCGCAGCAACATTACAATTTGCCCAAGCCGATATGCAAGTGCCTAAAGATTGGACCGTGCAACGCGCCCATCAAGTTGCCGATGATGCTGAATTAGCCCTAAAAGAAATCGGCATTGAACTCAGCATTCATATAGAACCGCAAGACGCGCATGGACCTATCTTATAA
- a CDS encoding porin, whose protein sequence is MTTKITLTSGIIGLMSVAAYSVNADAKPLEFYGKVDVSVQSSEEGEGRFTEMKSNASKFGVKGDYALEDGLIIVYKLEWQVDVSDDSNEKNLKSRNQYIGLKGNFGEVRLGRHDTALKMSQGKADFFSDYEADVKTLWKGENRVNDSISYFSPIYAGFGMQLTYVVADAADADDALSAAIFYGDEGLKQSNIYAALAYDSEVNGYDTLRASAQFKLAEFTLSTMYQRQEDITTQLDRDGYLVGVAYPWQKLTLKTQYQVMDDDNGASVGVDYKLGKNSQIYAWYSSFNFDLAEDTDYLAVGLTHKF, encoded by the coding sequence ATGACCACAAAAATAACCTTAACTAGCGGTATTATTGGCTTAATGTCGGTAGCTGCATACAGTGTGAATGCTGACGCTAAGCCGCTGGAATTTTATGGCAAAGTAGATGTATCAGTGCAGTCTAGTGAAGAAGGTGAAGGCCGTTTTACTGAAATGAAAAGCAATGCGTCTAAATTTGGTGTTAAAGGTGATTATGCTTTAGAAGATGGCTTAATCATTGTATATAAGTTGGAGTGGCAAGTTGATGTGTCAGATGACAGTAATGAAAAAAACCTTAAATCACGTAATCAATATATTGGTTTAAAAGGTAATTTTGGTGAAGTCAGGCTGGGCCGACATGATACAGCACTAAAAATGTCGCAGGGTAAAGCCGATTTTTTTAGTGATTATGAGGCGGATGTTAAAACCTTATGGAAAGGCGAAAACCGGGTTAATGACTCTATAAGTTACTTTTCACCAATTTATGCTGGCTTTGGCATGCAACTGACTTATGTAGTGGCCGATGCCGCAGACGCCGATGATGCACTTTCTGCCGCTATTTTCTACGGTGATGAAGGATTAAAACAAAGTAATATTTATGCAGCACTGGCCTATGACAGTGAAGTGAATGGCTACGATACGTTACGTGCTAGCGCGCAATTTAAACTTGCCGAATTTACCCTAAGTACGATGTATCAACGCCAAGAAGATATAACAACCCAATTAGATCGTGATGGTTACTTAGTCGGGGTGGCTTATCCGTGGCAGAAATTAACTTTAAAAACTCAGTATCAAGTGATGGATGATGATAATGGTGCCAGTGTGGGAGTGGATTATAAGCTAGGTAAAAATAGCCAAATTTATGCGTGGTATTCTAGTTTTAATTTTGATTTAGCAGAAGATACTGATTATTTGGCCGTAGGGTTAACGCATAAATTTTAA